One window of the Rufibacter radiotolerans genome contains the following:
- a CDS encoding outer membrane protein assembly factor BamD — protein MTKRILSYLPILLTVLLLGSCGKYNKILKSDDVDKKYAAALSYYEKEEYDKAGALLEDLMPLLKGRSEYERANFLYAYTKFYQHLYLESSFHFTSFGQTFPRSQYAEEAAFMNARSLTNESPSYNLDQQSTAQAMSALQEFMRRYPQSKYMAEANKVYDELSGKVEVKAFNSAKQYYKLTNYDPQYYKAAVVALENFRKSYPSSVYNEEAAYLRIDAQYNYAKESIESKQQERFAEVVTFYQAFIDAYPKSKFSRSAEQIYEATQQELEKLKKSQTVTATTTTNQ, from the coding sequence ATGACCAAACGCATCCTTTCCTATTTGCCCATCTTGCTCACAGTGTTGCTGTTGGGTTCTTGCGGGAAATACAATAAAATCCTGAAAAGCGACGACGTAGACAAGAAATACGCCGCTGCGCTTTCTTACTATGAGAAAGAGGAATATGATAAAGCAGGCGCGCTTTTAGAAGACCTCATGCCCCTCCTGAAAGGGCGCAGCGAGTATGAGCGGGCCAATTTTCTGTACGCTTATACCAAATTCTACCAGCACCTGTACCTAGAGAGCTCTTTCCACTTCACTTCCTTCGGGCAGACGTTCCCCAGGAGCCAGTACGCCGAGGAGGCCGCTTTCATGAATGCCCGCTCCCTCACCAATGAGTCGCCCAGCTATAACCTGGACCAGCAGAGCACGGCCCAGGCCATGAGCGCCTTGCAGGAATTTATGCGCCGCTACCCGCAGAGCAAGTACATGGCAGAGGCAAACAAGGTTTATGATGAGCTTTCTGGCAAGGTGGAGGTAAAGGCCTTCAACAGCGCCAAGCAGTACTACAAACTGACCAACTATGACCCGCAGTATTACAAGGCAGCGGTAGTTGCGCTGGAGAACTTCCGGAAAAGCTATCCGTCTTCCGTGTATAATGAGGAGGCTGCCTACCTGCGCATAGACGCCCAGTACAACTACGCCAAGGAAAGTATTGAGTCCAAGCAGCAGGAGCGCTTCGCAGAAGTAGTCACCTTTTACCAGGCGTTTATTGACGCGTACCCAAAGAGTAAGTTTTCACGTAGTGCCGAACAGATCTATGAGGCAACCCAGCAGGAGCTGGAGAAACTCAAGAAGTCTCAGACCGTAACGGCCACTACCACTACCAATCAATAA
- a CDS encoding SPFH domain-containing protein, which translates to MTTSLIILASVIVLMALSIRIIQQQKVAVVERLGKFQRLMHPGLNLFIPIVDRVRVYHDLRIQQTNVPPQSVITRDNVQVLIDTIVFYQVVGPEQATYGIFDYVLGVRNITTATMRQIIGNLELDETLSGRERISAEIRTALDEATEKWGVRIERVEVIDIKPPVDIQEAMDKQMKAERNRRAIILEAEAAKQDMILRAEGDKASKVLRAEGERASAELHALGQARAIIDVAEAEKTRIKLLMEAGLDDRVLTYKSFEALEKIAMGPANKIFLPTTAVETLGNIGAIGDMLKSSKN; encoded by the coding sequence ATGACTACCTCACTCATTATCCTTGCCTCCGTTATTGTGCTCATGGCGCTGTCCATCCGGATTATCCAGCAGCAGAAGGTTGCCGTGGTGGAGCGGCTGGGTAAGTTTCAGCGCCTGATGCACCCGGGCCTGAACCTGTTCATCCCGATTGTGGACCGCGTGCGGGTGTACCATGACCTGCGCATCCAACAGACTAACGTACCGCCCCAGAGCGTGATTACCCGCGACAACGTGCAGGTGCTCATTGACACAATTGTGTTCTACCAGGTAGTGGGCCCCGAGCAAGCCACTTACGGCATTTTTGACTACGTGCTGGGCGTGCGTAACATCACCACGGCCACCATGCGCCAGATCATCGGTAACCTGGAACTGGACGAGACGCTTTCTGGACGCGAGCGGATCTCCGCCGAGATCAGGACCGCCCTGGATGAGGCCACTGAGAAATGGGGCGTGCGCATTGAACGCGTAGAGGTAATTGACATCAAGCCCCCTGTAGACATTCAGGAAGCCATGGACAAGCAGATGAAAGCCGAGCGGAACCGCCGCGCCATTATTCTGGAAGCCGAAGCCGCCAAACAAGACATGATCCTTCGGGCCGAAGGCGACAAGGCCAGCAAGGTGCTCCGCGCGGAAGGCGAGCGGGCCTCGGCTGAGCTCCACGCCCTGGGCCAGGCCCGCGCCATCATAGACGTAGCCGAAGCCGAGAAAACCCGCATCAAACTCTTAATGGAAGCAGGCCTTGACGACCGGGTGCTTACTTATAAATCCTTCGAGGCGTTGGAGAAAATTGCCATGGGCCCGGCCAACAAGATCTTCCTGCCTACCACGGCGGTAGAAACCCTGGGCAACATTGGCGCCATTGGCGATATGCTCAAAAGCAGCAAAAACTAG
- a CDS encoding rhomboid family protein gives MTSIFDDIKSAFSKGNNALHQLIFINVVVFAVLIVVRTIMTLSGSGSTFGYLMTFLQLPSNLQLFAYRPWTLFTYFFTHLEFFHIIFNLLNLYWFGMLIREYLGDKRLVNLYVLGGLAGGLFYLLTYNTIPYLQLRADRSFMMGASGSVISVMVAAATLLPNYTFNLILLGPIRIKYIAAVMVLLSISGAVGSNAGGNIAHLGGAILGFFYIQQLQRGTDFGRPVQAVLGFFSGLFKPRSPLKVTYKNPNRPYTAAPNPSMPVSSGMAGHPSQIEIDQILDKISVSGYESLTKEEKQKLFKASQK, from the coding sequence ATGACCAGTATCTTTGACGATATAAAATCGGCGTTCAGTAAAGGCAATAACGCGCTGCACCAACTCATTTTCATAAATGTGGTGGTGTTTGCCGTGCTGATTGTGGTGCGCACCATCATGACCCTGAGCGGTTCCGGAAGCACATTTGGGTATCTCATGACCTTCCTGCAGCTGCCCTCTAATCTGCAGCTGTTCGCGTACCGTCCCTGGACCCTGTTTACCTATTTCTTCACCCACCTGGAGTTCTTCCATATCATCTTCAACCTGCTCAACCTGTATTGGTTTGGCATGCTGATACGGGAATACCTTGGCGACAAGCGTCTGGTGAACCTCTATGTATTGGGCGGGCTGGCCGGCGGACTTTTCTACCTGCTTACTTACAACACCATCCCGTACCTACAGCTTCGCGCAGACCGGTCTTTTATGATGGGAGCCTCTGGGAGTGTGATCTCTGTGATGGTGGCCGCAGCTACGTTGTTGCCTAATTACACGTTCAACCTCATCCTGCTTGGCCCCATTAGAATCAAGTATATTGCGGCCGTGATGGTGTTGCTCTCCATCTCAGGGGCCGTAGGCAGCAACGCCGGCGGTAACATTGCCCACCTGGGCGGTGCCATTCTGGGGTTTTTCTACATTCAGCAACTGCAGCGCGGCACTGATTTTGGTCGTCCGGTGCAGGCGGTGCTGGGCTTTTTCAGTGGTCTGTTCAAACCTAGATCTCCTCTCAAGGTCACCTATAAAAACCCTAACCGACCGTATACCGCCGCGCCTAATCCTTCTATGCCTGTTTCTTCTGGCATGGCCGGGCACCCTTCCCAAATAGAAATCGATCAGATTCTGGATAAGATCTCCGTTTCGGGGTATGAGAGCCTGACCAAAGAGGAAAAGCAGAAGTTGTTTAAGGCGAGTCAGAAGTAG
- a CDS encoding metal-dependent hydrolase family protein: MNKLFYALATMALVAFSGLESMAQKTFLHCGYLIDGLKDKAQPEMTVVIEGNKIVAVEKGYTTPAAGAKVIDLKNQTVMPGFMDMHVHFESETSPTAYAEALSLNQGTIAFRSVNYAEKTLMAGFTTVRDLGGSGVNVQLRNAINQGLVKGPRMLVVGKAISATGGHMDPTNNYRADLQGDPGPAQGVANGPDEARKAVRYQYKNGADLIKIASTGGVLSVAKDGSAPQFTEEEIRAIVETARDLGLKVAVHAHGAEGMKRAVRAGVTSVEHGTLMDEETMKLMKKNGTWYVPTLTAGKSVADSAKIKGYYPALVTPKALAIGPQLQGTFAKAYKAGVKIAFGTDAGVFMHGKNAKEFEYMVEAGMPPMEAIKAATVSAAELIGMSEKLGAVEKGKLADLVAVTGDPIKDIKLLQQIKFVMKDGVVYKQ; the protein is encoded by the coding sequence ATGAACAAACTTTTCTACGCGCTGGCAACTATGGCTTTGGTGGCGTTCTCTGGCCTGGAGTCTATGGCCCAAAAAACCTTCCTGCACTGTGGTTACCTGATTGACGGGCTCAAAGACAAAGCCCAGCCAGAGATGACCGTGGTGATTGAAGGCAACAAGATTGTGGCCGTGGAGAAGGGCTATACCACCCCCGCCGCCGGCGCCAAGGTCATCGACCTGAAGAACCAGACCGTGATGCCCGGTTTTATGGACATGCACGTGCACTTTGAAAGTGAGACCAGCCCCACGGCGTACGCCGAGGCTCTTTCCCTGAACCAGGGCACTATTGCCTTCCGGTCGGTGAATTATGCAGAGAAGACCTTAATGGCCGGCTTTACCACCGTGCGTGATCTGGGCGGAAGCGGCGTGAACGTGCAGTTGCGTAACGCCATCAACCAGGGCTTGGTGAAGGGGCCCCGTATGTTGGTGGTAGGCAAGGCTATCTCGGCTACCGGCGGACACATGGATCCCACCAATAACTACCGCGCAGACCTGCAGGGCGACCCAGGCCCGGCCCAGGGCGTAGCCAACGGACCAGATGAAGCCCGCAAAGCAGTACGCTACCAGTACAAGAATGGCGCTGACCTGATCAAGATAGCGTCTACGGGCGGCGTTTTGAGCGTGGCCAAAGACGGCTCAGCCCCGCAGTTCACCGAAGAAGAAATTAGAGCCATTGTAGAGACCGCCCGCGACCTGGGCTTGAAAGTGGCGGTGCACGCCCACGGCGCCGAAGGCATGAAACGCGCCGTGCGGGCCGGGGTGACCTCAGTGGAGCACGGCACGCTCATGGATGAGGAAACCATGAAACTCATGAAGAAGAACGGCACCTGGTACGTGCCCACCCTCACTGCCGGTAAATCCGTCGCTGACTCTGCCAAGATTAAAGGATATTACCCCGCGCTGGTGACGCCTAAAGCGTTGGCCATTGGGCCGCAACTGCAGGGCACGTTTGCCAAGGCCTATAAAGCAGGCGTGAAAATCGCCTTCGGGACCGATGCCGGGGTGTTCATGCACGGGAAAAACGCGAAGGAGTTTGAGTATATGGTAGAGGCCGGCATGCCGCCCATGGAAGCCATCAAAGCTGCCACCGTAAGCGCCGCTGAATTGATAGGTATGTCTGAAAAACTAGGCGCTGTGGAGAAAGGAAAACTGGCAGACCTGGTGGCCGTAACCGGAGACCCTATTAAAGATATCAAGCTCTTGCAGCAGATCAAGTTCGTGATGAAAGACGGGGTCGTGTATAAGCAGTAA
- a CDS encoding NfeD family protein, which translates to MDFWWLWLIAGILLLVAEMITGTFYLLWLGVAAMVAAVLAYLFPENYLLPPAAASVTGLLLILFTKPLTTRLRQARGYADPAHQLTNKEGEVLEPISPTRLGIVRVGTEIWSASAQEDLEIGQRVLVVAQSSTVLKVVPIK; encoded by the coding sequence ATGGATTTCTGGTGGTTGTGGCTCATAGCCGGCATTCTGTTACTGGTAGCGGAAATGATAACCGGCACGTTTTACCTGCTTTGGCTGGGCGTGGCGGCCATGGTCGCGGCTGTTTTGGCTTATCTGTTCCCTGAAAACTATTTGCTTCCGCCGGCCGCTGCCAGCGTGACCGGGCTCCTTCTGATTCTTTTCACCAAACCGCTCACCACCCGCCTACGTCAGGCCCGCGGCTACGCCGATCCTGCCCATCAGCTCACCAACAAAGAGGGCGAAGTACTGGAACCCATCTCCCCTACCCGCCTGGGCATTGTGCGCGTGGGAACCGAGATCTGGTCTGCCAGCGCTCAGGAAGATTTGGAGATTGGCCAACGGGTGCTGGTGGTGGCCCAAAGCAGCACGGTCTTGAAAGTAGTGCCTATCAAATAA
- a CDS encoding DNA-directed RNA polymerase subunit omega, whose protein sequence is MAQVPASIVTRNVSNLAEETGNVYKSLSIISKRANQIAVKVKEELNSKLAEFATTVDNLEEVFENREQIEISKYYERMPKPTNMAIEEFIEGKVYFRTADDEVETSSF, encoded by the coding sequence ATGGCACAAGTACCAGCATCCATTGTAACGCGCAACGTTTCAAACTTAGCTGAAGAAACCGGAAACGTATATAAGTCCCTTTCCATCATTTCTAAGCGTGCAAACCAGATAGCGGTGAAAGTAAAGGAGGAGTTGAACTCCAAGCTTGCTGAGTTTGCCACCACGGTAGATAACCTGGAAGAAGTGTTTGAGAACCGTGAGCAGATTGAGATCTCCAAATACTATGAGCGTATGCCTAAGCCTACCAACATGGCTATTGAGGAGTTCATTGAAGGCAAAGTGTATTTCCGCACCGCCGATGATGAAGTAGAAACCTCTTCCTTCTAA
- a CDS encoding rhomboid family intramembrane serine protease, protein MPPITPMVRNLLILNVLMYFLSDRLFPTDLFALHDIRSDKFQPHQFVTHMFMHSKVNIMHLLGNMLSLFIFGPLLERHWGEKRFLIFYLVTGLGASLLYSLVRGYEVTVVMDGVTAFMQNPDPIDFRNLVQSAGVNVRGLQDFMIEFNRNPSDPQFIMQAKTIAAKLSEVMVNSPMLGASGAVFGILMAFGMLFPNTELMLLFFPIPIKAKYFVLLYGAFELYSGLNRTPGDNVAHYAHLGGMLFAYILLKLWERKRTNFY, encoded by the coding sequence ATGCCACCTATCACACCCATGGTGCGTAACTTGCTTATCCTCAATGTGCTCATGTACTTTCTGAGCGATAGGCTGTTTCCCACGGATTTATTTGCCCTGCATGATATCCGGTCAGATAAGTTTCAGCCGCACCAGTTCGTGACCCACATGTTCATGCACTCCAAAGTGAATATAATGCACCTGCTGGGGAACATGCTCAGTTTGTTCATCTTCGGGCCTCTACTGGAGCGCCATTGGGGAGAGAAGCGCTTTCTCATTTTCTACCTGGTTACCGGTTTAGGCGCTAGTCTGCTATATTCTTTGGTCCGCGGGTATGAAGTGACGGTGGTCATGGACGGGGTGACGGCCTTTATGCAGAACCCAGACCCCATTGATTTTAGAAATCTGGTGCAAAGTGCCGGGGTGAACGTGCGCGGGCTGCAGGATTTCATGATAGAGTTTAACCGTAATCCTAGTGATCCTCAGTTTATCATGCAGGCGAAGACCATTGCGGCTAAATTATCTGAGGTGATGGTGAACAGTCCTATGCTTGGAGCGTCTGGCGCGGTGTTCGGGATATTGATGGCCTTTGGCATGCTGTTCCCCAACACAGAGCTTATGTTGCTGTTCTTCCCGATACCCATCAAGGCTAAATATTTCGTATTACTATACGGCGCGTTTGAGCTATATTCCGGCTTAAACCGTACTCCCGGCGATAATGTGGCACATTATGCCCACCTGGGCGGTATGCTTTTCGCTTATATCTTACTCAAACTCTGGGAGCGGAAACGCACAAATTTCTACTAA
- the mdh gene encoding malate dehydrogenase has product MKVTVVGAGNVGATCADVLAYREIANEVVLVDIKEGFAEGKALDIWQKSPINLYDTRTVGVTNDYSRTANSDVVVITSGLPRKPGMTRDDLISTNAGIVRSVTENVIKHSPEAIIIVVSNPLDVMTYAAHITSKLPRNKVIGMAGILDTARYRAFLAEELNVSPKDIQAVLMGGHGDTMVPLPRYTTVGGIPVTELIDPAKLDAIVDRTKNGGGELVKLMGTSAWYAPGSAAAQMVEAIVRDQKRVFPVCIKLEGEYGITGTYLGVPVVLGKNGVERVIELQLNEDEMALLKASEKAVREVMDVLDNMPATA; this is encoded by the coding sequence ATGAAAGTAACCGTTGTTGGAGCCGGAAACGTAGGGGCCACCTGTGCCGACGTGTTGGCTTACCGCGAAATCGCCAATGAAGTAGTGTTAGTAGATATCAAAGAAGGCTTCGCCGAAGGCAAGGCGCTGGATATCTGGCAGAAATCCCCTATCAATCTGTATGACACCCGCACCGTGGGCGTCACCAACGACTATAGCCGCACCGCCAATTCAGACGTGGTGGTAATCACCTCTGGTTTGCCCCGCAAGCCCGGCATGACCCGCGATGATTTGATCAGCACCAACGCCGGCATCGTGCGTTCCGTAACCGAGAACGTGATCAAGCATTCTCCGGAGGCCATCATCATTGTGGTTTCTAACCCGCTTGATGTTATGACCTACGCAGCGCACATCACCTCTAAATTACCCCGCAATAAAGTAATAGGCATGGCCGGTATCCTGGACACCGCCCGTTACCGCGCCTTCTTAGCCGAAGAACTGAACGTGTCTCCTAAAGACATTCAGGCGGTATTAATGGGTGGCCACGGTGACACCATGGTTCCGTTACCTCGCTACACTACCGTAGGTGGTATTCCTGTAACCGAACTGATTGACCCTGCCAAACTAGACGCCATTGTAGACCGCACCAAGAACGGTGGTGGTGAACTGGTGAAACTGATGGGTACCTCGGCCTGGTATGCGCCAGGTTCTGCCGCTGCCCAAATGGTAGAAGCCATTGTGCGTGACCAGAAGCGCGTGTTCCCGGTTTGTATCAAGCTGGAAGGTGAGTACGGCATCACGGGCACTTATTTAGGTGTACCAGTAGTATTGGGCAAGAACGGCGTGGAGCGCGTAATTGAGCTACAGCTGAACGAAGACGAGATGGCTCTTTTGAAAGCCTCTGAGAAAGCCGTACGTGAGGTAATGGACGTGTTAGACAACATGCCTGCCACCGCGTAA
- the tilS gene encoding tRNA lysidine(34) synthetase TilS yields the protein MLQKVLDYITINGLATPETKILAAVSGGLDSVVLADLLHRLKLPFAVLHCNFGLRGEESDADELFVRKLAKQYDAPFYSEQFQTQAFAEQEGISIQMAARTLRYEWFEQMRTQLGYDVIAMAHHQSDALETVLLNLVRGTGLAGLHGILPKTGHLIRPLLGLTKDDLYDWLVAKRLAWREDSSNENTKYNRNKVRHEVIPVLKQLNPNLEETFTQTLERLQGAEAVFLASFLEMKAKTQRQENGATYIGIAPLQESPAPVVLLHEFLKPFHFNYAQTQEIAAGWDGLSGKTFMSPAYVLVKDREDLVITPKALEKFGSITVPEEATEIQFGPYFAKIARKPSEGYKVPRSKDVAALDADLVKLPLKLRPWKQGDWFIPLGMNGKKKVSDLLIDKKVPANLKPDVWVLVSDASLAWVIGQQVDNRFKISENTQQVLEITVTRV from the coding sequence ATGCTCCAGAAAGTTTTAGATTATATAACCATAAACGGGTTAGCCACCCCAGAGACCAAAATCTTAGCCGCAGTAAGTGGAGGCTTGGACTCAGTGGTGCTCGCGGACCTGCTGCACCGCCTCAAATTGCCCTTTGCCGTGCTGCACTGCAACTTTGGGCTACGCGGCGAGGAGTCTGACGCTGATGAACTCTTTGTACGTAAACTGGCCAAACAATATGACGCGCCTTTCTACAGTGAGCAGTTCCAGACCCAGGCCTTCGCCGAGCAGGAAGGCATTTCCATCCAGATGGCGGCCCGCACCCTGCGCTATGAGTGGTTTGAGCAGATGCGCACCCAACTGGGCTATGACGTCATCGCCATGGCGCACCACCAAAGTGACGCTTTAGAAACCGTGCTCCTGAACCTGGTACGCGGCACCGGTCTTGCTGGTCTGCACGGCATTCTTCCCAAAACCGGCCATCTCATCCGGCCGCTGCTAGGCCTCACCAAAGATGACCTCTATGACTGGCTGGTGGCTAAACGCCTGGCATGGCGCGAGGATTCCTCCAATGAAAACACCAAGTACAACCGTAACAAGGTGCGCCATGAGGTAATCCCGGTGCTCAAGCAATTAAACCCCAACCTGGAAGAGACCTTCACCCAAACGCTTGAGCGGCTGCAAGGTGCCGAGGCCGTGTTTCTGGCCTCTTTTCTGGAAATGAAGGCTAAAACGCAACGCCAGGAGAACGGCGCTACCTATATTGGTATTGCCCCGCTGCAGGAAAGCCCCGCGCCAGTTGTGCTGTTGCATGAGTTCCTGAAGCCCTTCCATTTCAACTATGCCCAGACCCAGGAGATTGCCGCCGGCTGGGATGGCCTTTCTGGCAAGACGTTTATGTCGCCGGCGTATGTGCTGGTGAAAGACCGCGAGGATCTGGTGATTACGCCCAAAGCCCTGGAGAAATTCGGAAGCATTACGGTACCGGAGGAAGCCACTGAAATCCAGTTTGGTCCTTATTTTGCAAAAATAGCCCGAAAACCCTCCGAAGGCTATAAAGTGCCCCGCTCCAAAGACGTGGCCGCCCTGGACGCCGACCTGGTGAAACTGCCGCTCAAGCTTCGCCCCTGGAAACAAGGCGACTGGTTTATTCCGCTGGGCATGAACGGCAAAAAGAAAGTAAGCGACCTGCTCATTGACAAGAAAGTGCCCGCCAACCTGAAGCCCGATGTGTGGGTGCTGGTGTCAGACGCCTCCCTGGCCTGGGTTATTGGCCAGCAGGTAGATAACCGCTTCAAAATCTCTGAGAACACGCAGCAAGTCCTGGAGATAACAGTGACCCGAGTTTGA
- a CDS encoding flavoprotein — MLRHKKIILGVCGSIAAYKAALLVRLLIKAEAEVQVILTTSASAFITPVTLATLSKKPVLTEFVRSDKSGLWHNHVELGLWADALVIAPASANTVGKMARGLCDNLLTATYLSARCPVFVAPAMDLDMYQHPAVQENFRLLQSYGNHFIEAGHGELASGLVGQGRLAEPEDIMKVLEEHFTPRVLV; from the coding sequence ATGCTTCGGCATAAGAAAATCATTCTGGGGGTATGCGGAAGCATTGCAGCTTACAAAGCGGCTTTGCTGGTGCGCCTCCTTATAAAAGCAGAAGCAGAAGTGCAGGTAATCCTGACCACTTCTGCTTCTGCTTTTATAACCCCTGTCACGCTGGCCACGCTTTCTAAAAAACCGGTCCTGACCGAGTTCGTGCGCTCAGACAAGTCTGGCCTCTGGCATAACCACGTGGAGCTGGGCCTCTGGGCCGATGCTCTGGTCATTGCCCCGGCCAGCGCTAATACCGTAGGCAAAATGGCCCGCGGCCTTTGTGACAATCTATTGACGGCCACGTACCTTTCGGCGCGGTGCCCGGTGTTTGTGGCCCCGGCCATGGACTTGGACATGTACCAACACCCGGCCGTGCAGGAGAATTTCAGGCTGCTGCAAAGCTACGGCAACCATTTCATTGAAGCCGGCCACGGCGAACTGGCCAGTGGTCTGGTAGGACAGGGCCGCCTAGCTGAGCCCGAGGATATTATGAAGGTTTTAGAAGAACACTTTACGCCACGTGTCCTTGTTTAG
- a CDS encoding OstA-like protein encodes MKFAKIGLVSLFSVLSALVAFAQDTQQKGQPVEVSANTLEAGTYNGEEVRRLLGNVVMRQGATTLTADSAYQYAKDRNRMEVFGNVHITQESMDATSATASYDGTRRVANMRGGVTLRDAEMTLTTPSLNYNLDAKRAYYTEGGNIVGADYTIQSQLGTYASDAKVLGFKKGVKYVGQNAEVVSDTMAYNTVSKVVEFFGPTTIKSPDGTLFANRGTYNTVTRASNFRGNASIKTPDYIIRGDELTYDKGREYYTASRNVSMTSIKDTTIITGQTAQYWRARGRAKVFGSPVMKSIVSRDTMYLSADTLYSVENSRDKKKKGKLYAYYDVRIFKSDMQGLCDSLTYDLNDSIIYMSRNPRLWASKNQMTADSVVMQLKNNSLHQMRMFGNSFAISRDTLENFNQVKGRNMIAHFINSKISRIDVNGNAESLYFALEGDTATLGMNRAVSSDMRMLFANGKIQFISFLENPDAKLIPPHELEEPDKRLKGFEWRGKEIPTKASVLAKRGPAKRPARLAKPAPAKSKAKPVKAPAKKAKKVPAPAKASKKVATPLKKAQ; translated from the coding sequence ATGAAGTTCGCAAAGATAGGGTTAGTATCTCTTTTCTCCGTGCTTTCTGCTTTAGTGGCCTTCGCCCAGGACACGCAGCAGAAGGGGCAACCGGTAGAAGTGTCCGCAAATACGTTAGAGGCCGGTACCTATAACGGCGAGGAAGTGCGCCGCCTGCTGGGCAATGTGGTCATGCGCCAGGGGGCCACCACGCTCACCGCCGACTCTGCCTACCAGTACGCCAAGGACCGTAACCGCATGGAGGTGTTCGGGAACGTGCACATTACCCAGGAAAGCATGGACGCCACCAGCGCCACCGCCAGCTATGACGGTACCCGGCGGGTAGCCAACATGCGCGGCGGTGTGACTCTGCGCGATGCCGAAATGACCTTGACCACCCCTTCGCTCAACTACAACTTGGACGCCAAACGGGCCTACTATACTGAAGGCGGCAATATTGTAGGAGCAGACTACACCATTCAGAGCCAGTTAGGGACCTACGCCTCCGATGCCAAGGTGCTCGGGTTTAAGAAAGGCGTGAAATACGTGGGCCAGAACGCCGAGGTGGTAAGCGATACCATGGCCTACAACACCGTAAGCAAGGTGGTGGAGTTCTTCGGGCCAACCACCATCAAATCGCCGGACGGTACTTTGTTTGCCAACCGCGGCACCTACAATACCGTTACCCGCGCCTCTAACTTCCGGGGCAATGCCAGCATAAAAACGCCAGACTATATTATAAGGGGTGATGAGCTCACCTATGACAAGGGCCGCGAGTATTACACGGCCTCCCGCAACGTGTCCATGACCTCCATCAAAGACACGACCATTATCACCGGCCAGACCGCGCAATATTGGCGGGCCCGGGGAAGGGCCAAGGTGTTTGGGTCGCCGGTCATGAAAAGCATTGTCTCCCGTGATACCATGTATTTGTCGGCAGACACCCTGTATTCTGTGGAGAACTCCCGTGATAAGAAAAAGAAAGGGAAACTGTACGCGTATTATGACGTGCGCATCTTCAAGTCTGACATGCAGGGGCTTTGTGACTCGCTTACCTATGACCTGAACGACTCTATTATTTACATGAGCCGCAATCCCCGGCTGTGGGCCAGCAAAAACCAAATGACGGCAGACAGCGTGGTCATGCAGCTCAAGAACAACAGCCTGCACCAGATGCGCATGTTTGGCAACTCGTTCGCCATTTCCCGTGATACCCTGGAGAATTTTAACCAGGTAAAGGGCCGCAACATGATTGCGCATTTCATTAACAGTAAGATCAGCCGCATTGACGTGAACGGCAACGCCGAAAGCCTCTACTTTGCCCTGGAAGGCGATACCGCTACCCTGGGTATGAACCGGGCCGTGAGCAGTGACATGCGCATGCTCTTTGCCAACGGTAAAATTCAGTTTATCTCGTTTCTGGAGAACCCAGACGCCAAGTTGATTCCGCCGCATGAGCTGGAGGAGCCTGATAAACGATTGAAGGGGTTTGAGTGGCGCGGAAAAGAAATACCAACCAAAGCCTCTGTGTTGGCCAAAAGGGGACCCGCCAAGAGGCCGGCAAGACTGGCCAAGCCGGCCCCGGCCAAATCAAAAGCCAAGCCCGTGAAAGCCCCAGCCAAAAAAGCGAAAAAGGTGCCGGCTCCCGCCAAAGCCAGTAAAAAGGTAGCTACTCCACTTAAGAAAGCGCAATAA